A single Deltaproteobacteria bacterium DNA region contains:
- a CDS encoding tetratricopeptide repeat protein, with amino-acid sequence MVYRDVAKKLDLGTVVPLGKPKLKNIAERFAVYALLAEAPKGLGQILRVQRLTLRQQRRTLQWSALFLGLVVLGVGIVKNWPFLVLFLGVVYLYRDRNYEQALAEVKRSIAISPNWFPGHTVLGLILNMMGQPTETLALGEAVLRLSPRSHLMFLSHVGNAHRLLRQYEAAIVTYKRVLSAMPYNPGAHLGLATVYGELGRDEEAQAELAAAQLILPLSLETVERVFPYRDPAEVERHLAALRKAGLK; translated from the coding sequence ATGGTCTATCGTGACGTGGCCAAGAAGCTGGACTTGGGCACGGTCGTGCCCCTGGGCAAACCCAAACTGAAGAACATCGCCGAGCGCTTTGCCGTGTATGCCCTCCTGGCAGAGGCTCCAAAAGGACTCGGGCAAATACTGCGGGTCCAGCGGCTGACGCTTCGACAACAACGACGAACGTTGCAATGGTCGGCCCTTTTCCTCGGGCTCGTGGTCTTAGGGGTCGGGATTGTCAAGAACTGGCCGTTCCTCGTGCTCTTTTTGGGTGTCGTCTATCTCTATCGAGATCGAAACTATGAGCAGGCATTGGCCGAAGTGAAGCGATCAATAGCAATCAGTCCCAACTGGTTTCCGGGCCATACCGTTCTCGGGCTTATTCTGAATATGATGGGGCAACCAACAGAAACCCTCGCATTAGGGGAGGCGGTCCTGCGTCTCAGTCCTCGTTCTCACCTTATGTTCTTATCTCATGTGGGCAATGCTCACCGTCTGCTGAGACAATATGAGGCCGCGATCGTCACATATAAAAGAGTGCTTTCTGCAATGCCCTATAACCCAGGCGCTCATCTTGGTTTGGCTACAGTCTACGGGGAACTGGGGCGCGACGAAGAAGCACAAGCTGAGCTAGCGGCGGCCCAGTTGATTCTCCCTTTGTCTCTGGAGACAGTAGAACGAGTATTCCCCTATCGGGACCCTGCTGAAGTTGAGCGTCACCTTGCGGCTCTGCGCAAGGCGGGGCTCAAGTGA
- a CDS encoding adenylate/guanylate cyclase domain-containing protein, with product MDADSNKVIPIETRKLAAIMFTDIVGFSRQMGADEARMLRLLEVHNQLVQQAVSTHNGHVIKTIGDAFLVDFPSVVHAVQGAQSIQAQLRTHNAEKEKAEQVHVRIGIHLDDVVQKDGDVFGDGVNIASRL from the coding sequence GTGGATGCAGACTCTAACAAAGTGATACCAATCGAGACCCGCAAGCTCGCCGCGATCATGTTCACGGACATTGTCGGTTTCAGCCGTCAGATGGGCGCGGATGAAGCGCGGATGCTGCGGTTGTTGGAGGTACACAACCAGCTTGTCCAACAGGCTGTGAGTACCCATAATGGCCACGTCATAAAAACTATTGGTGACGCCTTCCTCGTTGATTTTCCCTCGGTCGTCCACGCTGTGCAGGGTGCCCAGTCTATTCAAGCGCAGTTGCGGACACATAACGCCGAGAAAGAAAAAGCTGAACAGGTTCACGTGCGCATCGGGATTCATCTCGACGACGTCGTGCAGAAAGACGGTGATGTGTTTGGCGATGGAGTGAACATTGCCTCGCGACTCTAG